One Chlorobaculum limnaeum genomic window carries:
- the mnmE gene encoding tRNA uridine-5-carboxymethylaminomethyl(34) synthesis GTPase MnmE, whose product MSSSDLHLPVPGHPIAAIATPVGVGALAIVRISGAGVLDIADRVFRKAHGSDKLAAAAGYTAHFGRLHDGEEMVDEVIALVFRSPRSFTAEEMVEFTCHGGPVVVGRVLRLMLDHGCRLAEPGEFTRRAFLNGRIDLLQAEAIGEMIHARTESAYRTAVSQMKGDLSKRLGELREQLIRSCALIELELDFGEEEVEFQSRAELTAQVETLRGEVNRLIDSYQHGRLVSEGVSTVIAGKPNAGKSTLLNMLLGQERAIVSHMPGTTRDYIEECFIHDKTMFRLTDTAGLREAGEEIEHEGIRRSRMKMAEADLILYMLDLGAERLDDEIREIRELKAAHPDAKFLAIANKLDRADNADALIRAIAEGTGTEVIGISALKGDGIDTLKQHMGDLVKNLDKLHEASVLVTSLRHYEALRNASDALQNALELIAHESETELIAFELRSALDYVGEITGKVVNEEVLNTIFDRFCIGK is encoded by the coding sequence ATGTCATCCTCCGATCTTCACTTGCCCGTTCCCGGCCACCCCATCGCCGCCATCGCCACGCCGGTTGGCGTCGGGGCGCTCGCCATCGTGCGCATCAGCGGCGCGGGGGTGCTCGACATCGCCGACCGCGTCTTCCGCAAGGCGCACGGCAGCGACAAGCTCGCCGCCGCCGCCGGTTACACGGCGCACTTCGGGCGACTCCACGACGGCGAGGAGATGGTCGATGAGGTGATCGCGCTCGTTTTTCGCTCGCCGCGCTCCTTCACCGCCGAGGAGATGGTGGAGTTCACCTGCCACGGCGGGCCGGTGGTGGTGGGGCGTGTGCTGCGGCTCATGCTCGACCACGGCTGCCGCCTCGCCGAGCCGGGCGAGTTCACCCGCCGCGCCTTCCTCAACGGGCGCATCGACCTGTTGCAGGCCGAGGCGATCGGCGAGATGATCCACGCCCGCACTGAATCGGCCTACCGCACGGCGGTGAGCCAGATGAAGGGCGACCTGTCGAAGCGGCTCGGCGAGTTGCGCGAGCAGCTCATCCGCTCCTGCGCTCTCATCGAACTCGAACTCGACTTCGGCGAGGAGGAGGTCGAGTTCCAGAGCCGCGCCGAACTGACCGCGCAAGTCGAAACGCTGCGGGGTGAAGTCAACCGGCTCATCGACTCCTACCAGCACGGGCGGCTCGTCAGCGAAGGGGTCTCGACGGTCATCGCCGGTAAGCCGAACGCCGGTAAGTCCACGCTGCTCAACATGTTACTCGGTCAGGAGCGCGCCATCGTCAGCCACATGCCCGGCACGACGCGCGACTACATTGAGGAGTGCTTCATCCACGACAAGACGATGTTCCGCCTCACCGACACTGCCGGCCTGCGTGAAGCGGGCGAGGAGATCGAGCACGAAGGCATCCGCCGCAGCCGCATGAAGATGGCCGAAGCCGACCTCATTCTCTATATGCTCGACCTCGGCGCGGAGCGGCTCGACGACGAAATCCGCGAAATTCGCGAGCTGAAGGCGGCCCATCCCGACGCGAAGTTCCTCGCCATCGCCAACAAGCTCGACCGTGCCGACAACGCCGACGCGCTTATCCGCGCCATCGCGGAGGGCACCGGCACCGAAGTCATCGGCATCTCGGCGCTGAAGGGCGACGGCATCGACACGCTCAAGCAGCACATGGGCGATCTCGTCAAAAACCTCGACAAACTGCACGAAGCGAGCGTACTCGTCACCAGCCTGCGCCACTACGAAGCATTGCGCAACGCCTCGGACGCCCTGCAAAACGCCCTCGAACTCATCGCCCACGAGTCGGAAACCGAACTCATCGCCTTCGAACTCCGCAGCGCCCTCGACTACGTCGGCGAAATCACCGGCAAGGTGGTGAATGAGGAGGTGCTGAACACGATTTTCGATCGATTCTGCATCGGGAAGTGA
- a CDS encoding CIA30 family protein → MLVCDFKTTCLSWANVDDVVMGGVSDSAMRLNPDGGATFSGNLSLENSGGFASVRTVLEHRNYDGFAGFRIRVKGDGKRYSFRARNDDRFDGVVYKFDFDTVPDEWMEIELPFSAFVPTFRGRTLVDVPPLDSANIAQIGLLISNKQEGVFRLEVDRIEAYRA, encoded by the coding sequence ATGCTCGTTTGTGATTTCAAAACTACCTGCCTGAGCTGGGCCAACGTCGATGACGTCGTGATGGGCGGCGTGTCGGATAGCGCGATGCGGCTGAATCCCGACGGAGGCGCGACCTTCAGCGGCAACCTGTCGCTGGAAAACTCCGGCGGTTTCGCTTCGGTGCGCACGGTGCTTGAGCATCGGAATTACGACGGATTTGCCGGATTCCGGATCAGGGTGAAGGGCGACGGCAAGCGGTACAGCTTCAGGGCGAGAAACGACGACCGATTCGACGGGGTCGTCTATAAATTCGACTTCGACACCGTTCCTGACGAGTGGATGGAGATCGAGTTGCCATTTTCAGCTTTCGTTCCCACATTCCGCGGCAGAACGCTCGTCGATGTTCCGCCGCTCGACAGCGCCAACATTGCACAGATCGGGCTGCTCATTTCGAATAAACAGGAGGGGGTTTTCCGGCTGGAGGTTGACCGGATCGAGGCGTACCGGGCGTGA
- a CDS encoding pentapeptide repeat-containing protein: MANKEQLKILKKGVDGWNRWREENSSVEIDLTNADLKGADLKGADLKGADLKGADLKGANLKGADLGANLVSAILLEADLTNANLQGAELWWISLTTATNWAGIVKLAFGDLRGADLKGADLKGTNLKGADLKGAGLLYTTLTGAVIDSKTKLRRAKGITRGVNGIYSQGTKTAALMNMTPEGDSMQGASVEAVLDNLKHARRLHSISLLFAGVTLLSFVLHQEKITVPFNIIKDPIDAVTFAGLSVIISATLMLFVTIFFGAALYGTKYLTSRDSAMKVGQFPWVLSKYEKRIAPKIISIILRIILSFHPFIFLVVLFLSGAWKNFEQTPILLYSLYAFIPVLVVACLWLFGLSLGFLRPIVFDVVEEAKRQSGEEKIANAIKEQTEKIDELLKLLQERDSGQRDGK; the protein is encoded by the coding sequence ATGGCGAATAAAGAGCAACTGAAGATTTTGAAGAAAGGGGTTGACGGGTGGAATCGGTGGCGAGAGGAAAACTCGAGCGTAGAAATTGATCTCACAAATGCTGATCTCAAGGGTGCTGATCTCAAGGGTGCTGACCTCAAGGGTGCTGATCTCAAGGGTGCTGACCTCAAGGGTGCCAATCTCAAGGGTGCTGACCTGGGTGCTAATCTCGTGAGTGCTATTCTTCTAGAAGCTGATCTCACAAATGCTAATCTCCAGGGTGCTGAACTTTGGTGGATTAGCTTGACTACTGCCACAAATTGGGCTGGTATAGTCAAGCTTGCATTTGGTGATCTCAGGGGTGCTGATCTCAAGGGTGCTGATCTCAAGGGTACTAATCTCAAGGGTGCTGATCTCAAGGGAGCTGGTCTATTATATACCACACTGACCGGCGCTGTCATTGATTCAAAAACAAAGTTGCGTAGAGCAAAAGGCATTACCCGAGGCGTTAACGGCATTTACTCTCAGGGGACGAAAACGGCAGCCTTGATGAATATGACTCCCGAAGGGGACTCGATGCAGGGGGCCAGCGTTGAGGCGGTTCTCGATAATCTCAAACATGCACGGCGGCTGCACTCAATCTCGCTTCTTTTCGCAGGGGTCACGCTATTGTCTTTTGTGCTCCATCAAGAGAAAATCACTGTTCCTTTCAATATCATCAAGGACCCCATCGATGCTGTCACCTTCGCCGGTCTTTCAGTCATCATCTCGGCGACACTCATGCTGTTTGTCACCATTTTTTTTGGTGCAGCTCTTTATGGCACAAAATATTTGACCAGCCGGGACTCTGCGATGAAGGTCGGGCAGTTTCCCTGGGTTCTCTCAAAGTATGAAAAGAGAATAGCGCCAAAAATCATCTCGATTATTCTCCGCATCATCCTCAGCTTTCATCCATTCATCTTCCTTGTTGTACTCTTTTTGTCGGGCGCTTGGAAAAATTTTGAACAAACACCAATCCTCCTCTATTCGCTGTATGCATTCATCCCGGTGCTCGTGGTTGCGTGTTTATGGCTCTTTGGACTGTCGCTCGGTTTTCTTCGGCCCATTGTCTTCGATGTCGTTGAAGAGGCGAAACGGCAGAGTGGCGAGGAGAAAATAGCCAACGCAATCAAGGAGCAAACAGAGAAAATCGATGAGCTGCTGAAGCTTCTGCAAGAGAGGGATAGCGGTCAACGCGACGGGAAGTAA
- a CDS encoding phospholipase: MRTSFLKKTSMQEHHLETTVTGRYLVESPDGVGPLPLLAGFHGYGQTAEDELELLRNIPGSGKWIRLSIEALHPFINAKGQPGASWMTRRDRELRIAENVRYVDAVIAKVTAELPVDGRLVMHGYSQGAGMASRAALLGRHAVSAVMLLGGDIPPELGDLARMRAVHIGRGERDRLYSQKRFEADIIRLRQAGLDPAMTLFRGGHGPTGEYFEAAGRFLAEMEFV, from the coding sequence GTGCGAACATCCTTTCTCAAGAAAACCTCCATGCAGGAACACCACCTCGAAACCACGGTCACTGGGCGCTACCTCGTCGAATCGCCAGATGGTGTTGGCCCGTTACCGCTGCTCGCCGGATTCCATGGCTACGGCCAGACCGCCGAAGACGAGCTGGAGCTGCTGCGGAATATTCCCGGATCGGGCAAATGGATTCGACTCTCCATCGAAGCGCTTCACCCCTTCATCAACGCCAAAGGCCAGCCCGGCGCGAGCTGGATGACGCGGCGCGACCGCGAGTTGCGCATTGCCGAAAACGTGCGTTACGTCGATGCCGTCATCGCCAAGGTCACGGCGGAGCTGCCGGTCGATGGCCGCCTCGTCATGCACGGCTATTCGCAAGGCGCGGGCATGGCAAGCCGCGCGGCGCTGCTCGGTCGTCACGCTGTGTCAGCCGTGATGCTGCTCGGCGGCGACATCCCGCCGGAACTCGGCGATCTCGCCCGGATGCGAGCCGTGCACATTGGCCGGGGCGAGCGCGACCGTCTTTATTCGCAGAAGCGCTTTGAGGCCGACATTATCCGGTTGCGACAGGCTGGCCTCGATCCGGCGATGACGCTTTTTCGGGGGGGACACGGGCCGACCGGCGAGTATTTCGAGGCGGCGGGGAGGTTTCTGGCGGAGATGGAGTTCGTCTGA
- a CDS encoding SDR family oxidoreductase has translation MNLAEKTAVVTGSSSGIGLAVCRALLDAGAVVFGLSRRETPVAHERFRWFKTDVTREAEIDRAFDAVFAERGRVDLLVNNAGFGFFRDIELIDPAEWRRLIDTNLTAMFLCSRKVAPAMKKAGRGMIVNVGSVAGKRGIKGGTAYCASKFAVNGFSESLMEELRGFGIRVACLNPGSVMTEFFDHAGVEPKKLMQPGDLARLIVLLVQLPDGMLPDEMTVRPL, from the coding sequence ATGAACCTCGCAGAGAAAACCGCCGTCGTGACCGGATCGAGTTCCGGCATCGGACTTGCCGTCTGCCGCGCGCTGCTTGACGCCGGAGCTGTGGTGTTCGGCCTCAGCCGCCGGGAGACGCCCGTCGCGCACGAGCGGTTCCGCTGGTTCAAGACCGACGTGACGCGCGAAGCCGAAATCGACCGGGCGTTCGACGCCGTTTTCGCGGAGCGCGGGCGCGTCGATCTGCTGGTGAACAACGCCGGGTTCGGCTTTTTCCGCGACATCGAGCTGATCGATCCGGCGGAGTGGCGGCGGCTGATCGACACCAATCTGACGGCCATGTTCCTCTGCTCGCGCAAGGTCGCGCCCGCGATGAAAAAGGCCGGGCGCGGCATGATCGTCAACGTCGGCTCGGTGGCGGGCAAGCGCGGCATCAAGGGCGGCACCGCCTACTGCGCCTCGAAGTTCGCGGTCAACGGCTTCTCCGAATCGCTCATGGAGGAGCTGCGCGGCTTCGGCATCCGCGTGGCGTGCCTCAACCCCGGCTCGGTCATGACCGAATTTTTCGACCATGCCGGTGTCGAGCCGAAAAAGTTAATGCAGCCAGGCGATCTTGCCCGGCTGATCGTTTTACTTGTCCAGCTCCCCGACGGAATGCTTCCCGATGAAATGACTGTCCGGCCTTTGTAA
- the mazG gene encoding nucleoside triphosphate pyrophosphohydrolase: MTHEEQQSIEALKESVLNHNAVTPAEHFERVVNLVQVLRSECPWDRKQTPESLAHLLLEESYELIHAIDAGDDPELKKELGDLFLHVCFQVLLADEAGKFSFIDVFEALCHKLISRHPHVFGSVKADTEEEVLGNWENLKMKEGRKSLLDGVPKAMSELLRAYRVQKKVAGVGFDWPSDEGVLDKLTEEIGELRNAASKQEREEEFGDLLFTIVNYSRFIDTNPEDALRKATNKFMDRFRKVEESVLSSGRSWPEFSADELDELWNEAKKGG; encoded by the coding sequence ATGACGCACGAAGAACAGCAATCCATCGAAGCCCTCAAAGAGTCCGTCCTCAATCACAACGCCGTCACGCCTGCCGAGCACTTCGAGCGGGTGGTAAATCTGGTGCAGGTATTGCGGTCGGAGTGCCCGTGGGATCGCAAGCAAACGCCAGAGTCGCTCGCCCACCTGCTGCTCGAAGAGAGCTACGAGCTAATACACGCCATCGACGCAGGCGACGATCCAGAGCTGAAAAAAGAGCTGGGCGACCTGTTCCTGCACGTCTGCTTCCAAGTATTGCTGGCCGACGAGGCCGGGAAGTTCTCGTTTATCGATGTGTTCGAGGCGCTCTGCCACAAGCTCATCAGCCGCCATCCGCATGTTTTCGGCAGCGTGAAGGCCGACACCGAAGAGGAGGTGCTGGGCAACTGGGAGAATCTCAAGATGAAGGAGGGGCGCAAAAGCCTGCTCGACGGCGTGCCGAAGGCGATGTCGGAGCTGCTGCGGGCCTACCGGGTGCAGAAGAAGGTGGCGGGCGTGGGCTTCGACTGGCCGAGCGACGAGGGGGTGCTCGACAAGCTCACGGAGGAGATCGGCGAGCTGCGCAACGCGGCGAGCAAACAGGAGCGCGAAGAGGAGTTCGGCGACCTGCTCTTCACCATCGTCAACTACAGCCGCTTCATCGACACGAACCCCGAAGACGCCCTGCGCAAGGCGACCAACAAGTTCATGGATCGCTTCCGCAAGGTCGAGGAGTCGGTGCTGTCGTCAGGCCGGAGCTGGCCGGAGTTCTCCGCCGACGAGCTGGACGAGCTGTGGAACGAGGCGAAGAAGGGAGGCTGA